The genomic region tcagctgtaaagttaattggtttggtacctctgaatacgtcaaagtgccagagctaactgttctgagttaaaaaccactactgttgacatatataaataatactcgactataaataaatataagttttaattttatcttgtcatctgtatcaatgttatttttacttcacttaattttgtgtacatggtacatgtgtttttagtttattgtctatattttctctggttataattttatttttattttgcataagcaatagatccgtctttgtaattttgtttattggatatattccttaaaatgtcaaattggaatgtaagtttatttttgtaaaataaatatacctaccaagcattgtagaaataaacaattttcatgtgcatacaccttccaaaagtagtaagaattttaataatcgttattacgattaataaattaatagattattatttaataatccaataataacgttattacttaaaagttggttttcaaaacaactctataattaataataatctatagaaataacctcaaaaaacagaaaacaaattttaagcaaaggcttaaaccaactcccgcgcgaacttaaaattatttggtttaagcctaggcttaagcctcaaattgaagtggaaataccggcatctaagcttaagcaaatgcttaaagtaagctttggcttaagtgaggttggaaataccggcccttataGACTAACTTGCTCAGTACCTACCTCGTACTAGTTACTAGAGTCGTGTAACTGAACCATTTACAACAACTAATCAATAAGAAGGTAAGTTTagtattagaccagggcgcatctgtaaaaatattagtatatttggacgttgagaggtgactcaaatttctttgcagaaattgcttgaaaataacttaaataataatatttgaattatcctccctctcaaaaaggcccggaacattgtttgaataatcaaaatgtcaatatattaaggaaaaattcgactttttcttggttttttgattataactttaaaagtatccattttcgagaaaagttgtccttatataaaagttgcgtaattaaatttcctacaatacagaactggttaataatttaaaaagttgtcacccttgttgaaaaatagcaataattgcgaaaaaaccatacataaacaagtattcgcattttacattttttaaccatttattctacacctaggaccttcatattccaaccagaaaaactttatgatacactaaAACAATGCTGTAgttttcattaagatcggtttaatagattttgcaaaataaattttgcaatccagctttcgaaaaaaaaatttattatttcaaaatattacaggactgaaaataaagcagatagcaagttgaaattgtttttgcatatagaaatgtactgtacctttcatttgaaatttgcaaaattaaaattgattaactaccactgcgtcaggatttttttaaaataaacattaattattggtgctacgcgcaggacagcggatagtttgctctgattgggcattccaatgacctttgataatgattacatttcgatataaataaataaatttatttattgcaaaataaaaacacatactctatcttttgaaataacactttttttagcaaaaactttatttgttcatatattttaacttagagaataaaagtttattatttttaaacatatgcaattgtttaaacaatatttcacaaacaataataaaattagtttgattttgtgaaattaaaatattaaaataaaacaaaatatagagtaagaaaataatatattagataaagattgaaagaaattttggtggaaatcaacttgtgtgaatcgaacaccgatgccctgcgcgtagcaccaaaaattaatgtttacttaaaaaatttcctgacgccgtggtaattaatcgattttaattttgcaaattgcaaataaaaggtacagtacacttctataagcaaaaaaagttcaacttgctatctgttttattttcagtcctgcaacattataaaaaaatgaattttttttgcgaaagctggatttcaaaatttattttgcaaaatctattaaaccaattttaatcaaatttacagtgttgttttactatatcataagtttttctgggtaaaatatgaaggtcataagtgtagtataaatggtttaaaaacgtaaaatgcgaatacttgtttttgtatggtttttttgcatttattgctattttgcaacaagggtgattaTCTTCTAAATTTTTTACCagttctgtattgtaggaaatttaattactcaacttttatgttggtacaacttttctcagaaattaatagttttaaagttataatcaaaaaaccaataaaaaatcgaatttttccttcatattttgacattttgattatttaaacaatgttccggaccattttgagtggaaggataactcaaatattattatttgagttatttttaagcaatttctgcaaaaaaatttgagtcacctctcaacgtccatctcaaaacagatgcgccctggactatagatgaacaacatatttttcgtactggaagatcgtgtacaatattcgtcataaagcaaattactgggAATTCACTACAGTATAATAGATCAGCATTTATGTGTCTggttgacttgaagaaagcatttggcAGAGTAAAATTCAAGGatgatgtaatccatcttctatATAATTTCCCCCTAAACAGTTCCCctaaatatcataaaaactattgaaaatatCTACCCAAACAACAAAATGGAAATCAGAATATATGGATAACTTACAGAACCTCTAGCTAGGCAGCGGAATAATACAGGGGACTCATGAGCCCTaagctcttcaatttaatcatggatgaaatcatcagcCCAAAAGTGTCAACGAAGGAAGAGGATAGAGAATAAGAAACAAGGAACATATTGAGCCATTATACGCAAGTTTATCTATTtcatttaataaaatatattttcatatACCTAATACTAATAATTGTTGGTTGGTAAAAAATAAGGCGTGAGTGGGCAAGGAAAACATTAGGTCTACGCATTAAGCACGATTTAAAAGCACTCAACAATTTTGCGTTTACCAAGCacttaaatatttattaaaacgcaTTAGACGCCTTTTAAAACACTCCTGGTCCTCAAAGTTGTTCGATTTTAAACGATTTACTATGGAGTATGATTTAACTTCAAGTACGTTTACCAAAAGGGGAGATGCGTGACGGCTATTATAGTGTTATGTTTAAAAAAGAAAGCTTCAGAAGTACGTACATTATAACTTTACAGTTTTTTTAAACGAATGTCAGTTGTTGTATTAGGActatttatgttgttctgaagctatttccttgtggcatttttataattacgtattttttatgggaaataagccacaattttactaaaaaatgaatttaataacgtttcgaagcccaaatcgggtttcgttgtcaaaatacaaaatactattattgactatttataaatattatatatcttacacaattgttttttaatttttccttatccaACGTTGTTTTACAGGTTGGGCCAAAGAATAttcctcgatatttggcagtagttattactaaagctcggatttataggcaacaaaaattgaagaaaaaggcgcctatataggcaaaaatttttattaaaaaaggcagaaatattaacatttaggcaaaatataggcaataaaggaatataacttattatttataaccacttaaaattttatcattaatagaaacaactaaatgtttttcaatatttcggtcttaaaactatgtcttcgatcacttaaaattaatttgtacattgaaaacgaacgttcgacatcgacagatgtaattggagatATCatgttttctcgcaaagttttcgttcaaaattccaatcattaaattagctatatacctgccgcatacatctgtcgtttcatccacgataatatacaaaaaattgccctctaactcccgcttaatttttgaaatatattccacataacatttttccaccgtatgttttctcaatgtactctcgtccggtaaggatttattaagatatttttcgaaaaagcatttaaaactagggttattaactttatatagaggaatgttggatgcaatcatcatctggcataaatcaaatttaaatgcgtcttcctcctttttttttgaactgcttaaactatcccgtagagatatttgggctaacttagaggaatttaatttttccaaatttacTCTCTGTACCTCTGCATTTGGTAAATATAACCTGCACTGATTTTACTTCATTGACTTTGATTCTCCAGTTTCTTGtccaatcctaaattttcactagATGTTGTTGGAGAATTCTTACGGCTATCACTGAGTCTTTGTGTTTAACCATTATCGCTTTATCGTCTGCAAAGGAAGCTGTGATTGTTTGGTTGCTTACTGGAAGATCAGCTGTGTACATAAGATAGAGACGTGGAccaagaacactgccctgtggtacccctgCTTTTATCAATGTGATTTCTGATGTTGTCTGTCTGATTCCATAGTAATATACAGTGTGTGGaggagtgatttttttaatttaaacagtAGTCCATCATGCCAAACCTTATCAAAGGCTTGAACTAACATTTTGatagtaattttttaatttttatttattttgattaactATTAATTTGATATACATAATGTTGGTTAAAGctaacatttttaaagtaattTTACTTAGAATGTTTTCCGAACAAATATGTAATCGTTGAGAAAAATTACTACTCCAATTAAATTGACGATCCGGTCCTGTCTCGGGTAATTATTGAAGAGCAAACGTTTTGAGTTGTAGTTGAATTTCAAAAACTTtgtacagaagttttcactttgtGGAAATAATGGTTATCTGCctgaaaaaatggaaaatgtggGTGGAAATTAGAGATAAAAAGGGAAAATTGCCCCCAAGTATTTCGCGAGCAGAAATTAAAATTTCCTCTTTTGTAATGTAAACGAGGCTGCTTTCGTAatttttgcagaataaatttaaGAAGCTTCTGAATGACCTAACACGAATTTCTAGAAGATAAAATGGAAGTATGAGTTGGATAACTGTTTTATTGGAAGTTAAAATGGAAAGTCGGGattgaatataaatatttatctCGTGTCTACCAAAACACCGAGTTTTTAAGTAAACCTAAATGGGTTGCTCTAATTTGGTTTTATAATTACTTAAATTCTAGTTAAAGAAAAAGCATAAGTAAACTGTATTTGAAGATCAAATTATACCATCAGATATATTTTTTCCTTTACAAAAATCTGTCTCTTAACCACTTTCTTCCATGACCTTATACACCttttataaatgacttttatTACTTCCCAAACATATTAAGCAgaattaaaattataacaccgaTATACAGGAGGTGGGAAACACAAGAAACAATGAAACAATACAACAAAAAAGAACAGGGGAAAAGAAAAACTCTTCAAAAAAGAAGGACGGCCGCCAATGCAAACAAAGAGAAAAATGCAAATATCGTTAAAATAAAAGATGGCATATTATGCACATATGcatataatatacagtgatgagcgagctaataatcgacaaaataacgcaaaatatggaaaacataatacattgtgaagtaaaaagagatgaaactagacgagttggaatttttttttttgttttgattctggccttggtttagaacctttagccactAGGTGGAAATTATAGATATAATCGTGTAagttaacattacattacatagtttcccacctttagacgtattggagaagtatgacaactgtcactgtgacaggagaatgtTGTGAAATAATCCTCTCATAGACGTCTAAATTAATCTAAATAATCCTCTCATAGACGTTATCCCCTGAGAAATCTAGCATCACCTTTTTCACTAGACATAGGTTAAGTTCCCCTACCAGTAtaaatttaagtaatgttgatattaatgtatcctctcaccataagtatctgggcgtggttttggacaaaaaactaacctggacactccatgtgaatcacattatcaacaaatgcgaaaaaggtttaaacatgcttcgttgcatatgtaaagctagatggggtgccgacccaaagatagcattaatgttctataaatcgtatattcggtcaatcattgattatggatgcagtttatatggttcatcgtcaaaatctaatttatcaaaactcgatcatattcagtataaggcaatacgtatatgtattagtgcgtttaagtcaacgccatgtgctgcaattctagcagaagcgcaggaacctcctctaaaccttagaagagaattcttgtctaataagtttctattaaagaccaggactttagactcacataaattatttagtaaaattaacagtctcactgaatataacttaacaaattcttattggagaattaaaacttctccctctcttacagatgcttatctagaaactaataactttagcattatcactaaacaaatattacccatatgtaacctttctattgaggaaatcACAATCTTTCCAAAAATCATAAAACCTACATACAGAAACTtaccatgccaaaacaataaaattataaaattaatcttatctgaattttctaattataaatacatctatacagatggatcaaaaacatgtaatagtgtaggtagCGCTTATTGTGTTTCGaatataaaaagtggtaattcttttagactacctaaatatacatctatcttcactgccgaactttatgctattgaaagagccctaacttacgcggttgaacagaactttggagacacggttataccatcagattctttatctgctcttgaggcaatatcacaaccaataaccaaaaaacacaacaatgagttgttatgccatattagaaagacagtcgctcgatttaaaaataatagcagtgacttggtctttatctgggtaaaaggacatgccggaatcaaagaaaatgagatagtagatgaaatggcaaagaattcggcaattttaaatgaaatattagatttaacaatctccagcgattacattccagaattgcataaaaaattaagaaagaaatgggaaactatttggcttaagtttgtacaaacttcgaggaatccatacacttacatacacccacaacttccgcaaaatatcccacatatatttgattatcacgttactcgattttattccacatccctaagtcgcttaagattaaaccatggcaattttcctgctcatttagctaaaataggaatgcgtatcaactctctctgttcatgtgataactactctactgcagatttaaatcacataatctttaattgtgaacttaataaaaaccatacgaaagcactaattgctagacttcaggagcggaatgtaagtttaccgctgaatatttcacatctactaagcttcaataccaaaactattaattatattatcatacaatttcttaaagattctaaaataaaaatttaatatgacatcttcaatcttcaactttcaaatgtctgtggcaaaaagtttatctaatgccatcccctctttgtgaacacacacatagacatctaaaggtgggaaactgtgtaatgtaatgttaatttatacgtttaaatcgataatttccacctctactagtttcatctctttttatttcacaatgtattatattttgCATCTTTTATATATATCATTTGTCTTCCTGATCGTCGTCCTATTGAGGAACTGTCTCTTGCCTTCCCTAATACCCTATTTGTGGGCATTTGGCTTAAGTGGTCGTTCTATTCTACTCCTTTGTTTTTACCCAGATATGTTGTCCGCATTGCATCTcagtcgtatatctgtacttctagctctgtcccatagtgttttattatcgatttttcgaagggtttttatctccgttgtttcgagcaatctttttgttgtctctgtgtcaggtcgtgtttctgccgcgtatgtcattattggtctgacgGCTGTTTTgcaaattctgcctttcatttcatttccgatatttttatacaacaattttccgatattttttaaaaacaaatcatATGACCTAACTCTGATTATACACTGAAATTTAATATAATAACGGTTTTTTAtaggtagtcctgtcgccagggggggtacaacggcctcctgtattcagatcgacttacccaagttttttttatgtattttgacctgtagaacacgaattttttgggtaacagttgatccggatgtcgataagattgttataaaccaagaagttgaggaatcacataacagcgatttctcgcaaaacaaaacatttttttgtattttttggtccattttaaccaaaaaatgttcctacaaatttgttcgtaggatgcatagttttcgagataaacgcggttgaactttcaaaaaatcgaaaaattggaatttttgaacccgaaaaacttttgattaaaaaataaaatagcaattctgcttaccgcatttgaaagttcaagtcaaattatatcggttttaattatttgtattgccaaaaatgtattattttattgttaaaacaaagctataaacacctagtgcttgagtgatgtttcaatgatttctcatttaaaatcgaacgagtacgtagaggaggtaaaagtgcaagcggggctatttctaagtagcatgcattaaaacgcatgtattaggcacgggaaacagtatgtgtttatagctttttttaacaatcaaaaaataaatttttagcaatgcaaatattcaaaacagatatgatttgacttaaacttttaaaggcggtaagcagaattgctattttattttttattcaaacgttattcgggttcaaaaattgcaatttttccattttttgaaagttcaaccgcgtttatctcgaaaactatgcatcctacgaaaaaacttgtaggaacattttttggttagaatgacccaaaaaatacaaaaaaatgttttgttttgcgagaaatcgctgttatgtaattcctcaacttctttgtttataacaatcttatcgacatccggatcaactgttacccaaaaaattcgtgttctacgggtcaaaatacataaaaaaaacttgagtaagtccatctgaattaagaaggccgttgtactccccctggcgacaggactaaggaAAGCATAGAAATTGTAGACAAATGtggatttcaaaatttacatGCAATATTTAAAGAAGCACATTAGTTAAAGAgaaatttaaatatgtaatggctTACATaatgaaatatataaaaataataaactaaaaaatCAACTTACATTTTCAAAGCTCTTCTCCATATCTAGCAAATGTTTGATGGTATCATATACCGAAGGCGTCCTCTTTCTATCCTGGTCGCTTCGTGACATCATAGTCAACACAGGAGCTGAGAAGGGGTGTCTTATTGGAGTCGCTGGTCTCATCTGGAACTCTTCTTTCTGTCCTCGGTTATTTATTACCGAAGCATCAGTCGTAGATGGAGCTAAGGTACTAGCAAATGTTTTCAGTATTGGTTTACGTTCCGAAAAAATTGCCGTGTCTTCAGTAGGAAAGGATAATAATTGGTTAGCTCCAAGGTTACTTCGTTTAGAGTCTTGTTTCTCTTGTTTTTGTTTCCTCTGCTTGTTTCTTCTTTGCTGCTTAGAATCATGATCATTATTGGCCTGCGCCCAATGCACAttgttattctgtttatttttcttATTTCCATTTTCTCTAGCAGCTTTCTGTAATTGTTTTAATTCCCTAACATTTTCATCTTCAGGCACACGTGTAGGTTTTTTACTTAATTCTTCAATTTTAGCAAAAGTCTCATCGTAGTCATCGTATGCGTCAGCATTAACTTTATTATTCAGAGAGTCTTGGTACATTTGAGTTAGAATTAAATTTTGGAGAAAAGCAGCATTAACATCATCCATATTACTGTCTTCTGCAGTATCTTCATAATAAGATTCATGGCCAATAGGCTGCGTCTCTTCCCTTTCCTCTCTTCCAGTTTCTTGTAAAAAGTCATCGGGGTCACTGTAATCATAATAACTTGAGTAAGTCTGACTGGGCCAATGTTCTTGATAATAATACGGTAAAATAGGTTGGTAGATCTTGTACTTAGATGGTACGTAATACGGTAATGGATAAGATTGGTGGGGGTAGTAGTAGCTGGAGTGATAAGTGTCACTGTATGGATACAACTTGTAGTAACTAACTGGTTCTGTGTAATGTTGTGGTACTACCGTTTGATAAGGATATGAATCGTAAGAGCTGGTACTCGCGTGCTGGTTGTTGCGTCCATATCGTTTGGTTCCATAGACAGGTAGAGCGTAGGAGAGAATTTCAGTCGTTTGGAACAGAACTACCAGTTGAAGTAGTGGAAGAATTTGTAGCGCCATCTGAAAGAAGTGGAaatttttactttaaatattattttacatgAATACCGACAATTTATTTTACACAAATCAAATTATTCAAAAATCTGGATATAACAAAAACAGCTTAAAATCGTTTTTGGTATTTTTTGTATATAAATACTAGTTATGAATTTAGTTGCTGTAATTTTATTAAGTTATTTTGAATATACTGTCTGACTTAAAAATACAACACCCGGTAAATATTAATACCTATATCTTAATAATTTTTTGATGGGTTCATATTCTgcatatacagagaggggctaaattatggaatatattcattttctctaaaatggacgattttggagaaaaatctcgaaacaggtcgattttaatttttaaattaaaattttttggcatatcatactagtgacgtcatccatctaagcgtgatgacgtaatccatgatatttttaaatataataggggtcgtatggtagctcatttgaaagggtgttcaattctctattcagtaatgtaaacattaatatcattatttatacagggttacCAAAAATAATTTGTGAATTAAATTACTTGACGCAAACAGAAGAATGTaggtatgtaacttatttaactcaaaatacattgtactgctgtcataaaatagaaaaaaagtttattttacaaataaacatttattttcgcttaaattaaatcacaaacagccttcCACCTACCTCTGGCCtctatttaatttaagcgaaaagcaatcccacataacaatttcgtgttcttagtagattcatagaacatacttttcagaaaaagtatatactgagaatatgcgtaattaccattgcgaatgtgcagagcacatactgagtatatactacattacagtacttaaacgttctaagtatataccgcacttcttttcagtatatactaagaatatactttttagaacattccaaggacgtgctataaaccttctatttatatacttagaacgtactaccgcacatttttttagtttatactaagaacgtactttttagaatattccaaggaagtgctataaaccttctatttatatacttagaacgtactactgcacatctttgtattagaagaatatattttttaataatattctaagaaagtgctatcaagtgctatattgctcagaagtatgttttcagcattacctaatctcatcttaggttctactggttttactaaatacctattatatttacGCATATTTTAATGGTAAATGAGAATGTAGCTAGTACCTACATTCTGCAATATTATTACATataaaaaaagtaagtacatatttaaaaattttagttatttatataaactattatattataatatttagctaaactaaactatgtatgagtaactaaaatgtatatacttatatgtacttacttatatgtatttattaaataatattgagttaccaaaatatATTATacgtattttgaagcaccgcaaataaaataaagagattatgtatgttctttagtcctaatACTTTACCATtcgtcttcatccttaacactgcatagatACAAGATACAAATAATGCCAATTTTTGATTTCATATTTTACCGTTgtttcctatccctgatccattcaggtaagaaatggtcagaataagaCGGGGACACAACGGGAATtatgtattgtggaataacaacATCGGTGCACCGGTGGTGGTTATAGTGTTGCAAAACGGAGAAAAATTTCCCCTTTTGCGGGAATTTttaacataaaaggtgataaagggaaaagttaact from Diabrotica virgifera virgifera chromosome 3, PGI_DIABVI_V3a harbors:
- the LOC114339886 gene encoding uncharacterized protein LOC114339886; the protein is MALQILPLLQLVVLFQTTEILSYALPVYGTKRYGRNNQHASTSSYDSYPYQTVVPQHYTEPVSYYKLYPYSDTYHSSYYYPHQSYPLPYYVPSKYKIYQPILPYYYQEHWPSQTYSSYYDYSDPDDFLQETGREEREETQPIGHESYYEDTAEDSNMDDVNAAFLQNLILTQMYQDSLNNKVNADAYDDYDETFAKIEELSKKPTRVPEDENVRELKQLQKAARENGNKKNKQNNNVHWAQANNDHDSKQQRRNKQRKQKQEKQDSKRSNLGANQLLSFPTEDTAIFSERKPILKTFASTLAPSTTDASVINNRGQKEEFQMRPATPIRHPFSAPVLTMMSRSDQDRKRTPSVYDTIKHLLDMEKSFENVS